One genomic region from Myxococcus xanthus encodes:
- a CDS encoding GPW/gp25 family protein — MSRAPQNLLIPFRRDRKRDFAAGAGAELLASKVRQVLLTEGATPHSTGELPWRTSFGAGLSRLRHQRNDTVLAELARVYVRDALARWLPGVQFVQVRVEQHAAVLTLRVRVRDGDATAALDVPIPG, encoded by the coding sequence GTGAGTCGAGCCCCCCAGAATCTCCTCATTCCCTTCCGGCGCGACAGGAAGCGCGACTTCGCCGCGGGCGCCGGGGCCGAGCTGCTCGCCTCGAAGGTGCGGCAGGTGCTGCTGACGGAAGGTGCCACGCCCCACTCCACCGGCGAGCTGCCCTGGCGCACCAGCTTCGGCGCGGGCCTCTCGCGCCTTCGCCACCAGCGCAACGACACGGTGCTGGCGGAGCTGGCGCGCGTGTACGTCCGTGACGCTCTCGCGCGCTGGCTGCCTGGCGTCCAGTTCGTGCAGGTCCGCGTCGAGCAGCACGCAGCCGTGCTGACGCTTCGTGTGCGCGTGCGCGACGGTGACGCGACGGCAGCCCTGGACGTCCCCATTCCTGGGTGA